In Pirellulales bacterium, a single window of DNA contains:
- a CDS encoding histidine phosphatase family protein, which yields MLLYLVRHGQSLYNAERRIQGQFDIGLSPFGLRQSIALAAAFRTLAIDAVYASPLSRAMQTAEPIAEALHLPIQADDRLKEINAGVFQGVLWEEIEQHSPDLAARWREQDPDFVIPGGESRRALGERGRAALEAIHAAEHRQAVVVAHGGVLAGALKSLLEIPIATNPFSFYNASISKIAWDSRIKLLTLNQLDHLAAAGLDESDSTGDL from the coding sequence ATGCTTCTCTATTTGGTGCGCCATGGACAGAGCCTCTACAACGCCGAGCGGCGGATCCAGGGACAGTTCGATATTGGGCTTTCGCCGTTCGGGCTGCGGCAAAGCATCGCACTGGCGGCCGCATTCCGCACGCTCGCAATTGACGCCGTCTACGCCAGCCCGCTCAGCCGCGCCATGCAAACTGCCGAGCCAATCGCCGAGGCCCTGCATTTGCCGATTCAGGCCGACGATCGATTGAAAGAGATCAACGCCGGTGTTTTTCAAGGCGTTCTCTGGGAAGAGATCGAGCAACACTCGCCGGACCTCGCCGCCCGCTGGCGCGAGCAGGATCCGGATTTCGTGATCCCCGGCGGCGAATCCCGCCGAGCGCTCGGCGAGCGCGGCCGCGCGGCGCTCGAAGCGATTCACGCCGCGGAACATCGCCAGGCGGTCGTCGTGGCTCACGGCGGCGTGCTGGCCGGAGCGCTCAAATCGCTTCTCGAAATCCCGATCGCGACCAATCCCTTCAGTTTCTACAACGCCTCGATCAGCAAAATCGCCTGGGACAGCCGGATCAAGCTGCTCACACTCAACCAACTCGACCATTTGGCGGCCGCCGGACTGGACGAGTCGGATAGCACCGGCGATTTGTAG
- a CDS encoding PAS domain S-box protein has product MAEIEPPALTAADSSYRRQAALVALGRRAVAPPNVALLVHDAAALIAETLGADRYGAAELDFAGTGLILRLAATGNDGSASNDFGGENLIEHRAEFDQQESLAGYAIKTAHVVAVPDLAANAPVADRFLSQQGIRAALVVPLQMVDQAYGAIGAFSNRPREFTPEDMLFAEAIAHLVSTTLGRDRAQRALADERRFNQTVLATLDAMVLILNPEGQIISVNGAGERTIGFALAELAERSVWNTLFVSDEVSMMQAAINRASQATQPVECESFVLTKVGERRRVRWNLAATYGGSGEVESIVSSGIDITDQRIAEERLDRLEAVMRQSVDADPSTPTPAQFRPMPAGPHGERRRGPRRAFNYLQRIAPVVDGKLPDRSGFQVVPCRDISSGGFSFISARPVGHSSFVVALGTAPVVIYLIARVAHVTSVQHEGNMCYLIGCEYVGRADYPSNGQTQARVALTSDASKP; this is encoded by the coding sequence ATGGCTGAGATCGAGCCTCCCGCGCTGACCGCGGCCGATTCAAGTTATCGGCGGCAGGCCGCTCTGGTCGCGCTCGGGCGACGAGCCGTCGCACCTCCCAACGTCGCTTTGCTCGTACACGACGCCGCCGCGCTGATCGCCGAGACACTCGGAGCCGATCGTTATGGTGCCGCGGAGCTAGATTTCGCTGGCACCGGCTTGATCCTTCGGTTAGCCGCGACCGGCAACGACGGTTCCGCGAGCAACGATTTCGGCGGCGAAAACCTGATCGAGCATCGGGCCGAATTCGATCAGCAGGAGTCGCTGGCCGGTTATGCGATCAAGACGGCCCATGTCGTCGCGGTCCCCGATTTAGCGGCGAATGCGCCGGTCGCCGATCGGTTTCTTTCCCAGCAGGGAATCCGCGCCGCGCTGGTCGTCCCATTGCAGATGGTGGATCAAGCTTACGGGGCGATTGGGGCATTCAGCAATCGGCCGCGCGAGTTTACACCGGAAGACATGCTGTTTGCCGAGGCGATCGCGCATTTGGTGAGCACGACGCTCGGTCGCGATCGCGCGCAACGGGCGCTGGCCGACGAGCGGCGTTTCAATCAGACTGTGTTGGCCACCCTCGACGCCATGGTCCTGATTCTCAATCCCGAGGGGCAGATCATCAGCGTCAATGGCGCCGGCGAGCGAACGATCGGATTCGCGCTGGCCGAGTTGGCCGAACGGTCGGTCTGGAACACGCTCTTCGTGTCTGACGAAGTGTCGATGATGCAGGCGGCAATCAATCGAGCATCCCAGGCCACGCAACCGGTCGAGTGCGAAAGCTTCGTGCTCACGAAGGTCGGCGAGCGGAGACGTGTCCGTTGGAATCTGGCCGCCACGTACGGCGGCTCCGGCGAGGTCGAGTCGATCGTCAGCTCCGGCATCGACATTACCGATCAACGAATTGCTGAGGAGCGGCTCGACCGCCTTGAGGCCGTCATGCGGCAATCGGTCGACGCGGATCCATCGACTCCCACGCCGGCGCAGTTCCGGCCAATGCCCGCGGGTCCGCACGGGGAGCGCCGTCGAGGGCCGCGGCGGGCGTTCAACTATTTGCAGCGGATCGCACCGGTGGTGGACGGAAAACTTCCCGATCGCAGTGGCTTTCAGGTCGTGCCGTGCCGCGACATCAGCTCGGGAGGCTTTTCGTTCATTTCCGCCCGCCCCGTGGGGCACTCATCTTTTGTCGTGGCTTTGGGAACCGCCCCGGTCGTAATCTACCTGATCGCGCGGGTCGCGCATGTCACCTCGGTACAGCACGAGGGCAATATGTGCTATCTAATCGGCTGCGAATATGTCGGCCGCGCCGATTATCCGAGCAACGGTCAAACGCAAGCTCGCGTGGCGTTGACAAGCGACGCCTCCAAACCGTAA